A section of the Solitalea canadensis DSM 3403 genome encodes:
- the pstC gene encoding phosphate ABC transporter permease subunit PstC: MQKIKEKIIEGILFFCSSITVLTTLGIIIILTIETFQFFKDVSIVEFFTGTEWTPLFANKKFGILPLVSGTLLTTLIAILVALPLGLTIAIYLNEYADKRFKAFIKPLLEILAAIPTVVYGFFALTFITPILQTFIPSLGGFNALSAGLVMGVMIIPYVSSMSEDALSAVPNSLREAAYGMGSTRLQTAFKVMLPAASSGVIVSVILAISRAIGETMIVAVAAGQEPKLTFNPLNSVETITTYIVQVSMGDVPQNSIEFRSIFAAGITLFGLTFILNNISFWMKRKFQQKYE, encoded by the coding sequence ATGCAAAAAATCAAAGAAAAGATCATTGAAGGAATACTGTTCTTTTGCAGTTCCATCACTGTCTTAACCACATTAGGGATTATTATCATATTAACAATTGAAACATTCCAGTTTTTTAAGGATGTTTCAATTGTTGAGTTTTTTACCGGTACTGAATGGACCCCGTTGTTTGCCAATAAGAAGTTCGGGATTTTGCCCTTGGTTTCAGGAACTTTATTAACCACCTTGATAGCTATTTTAGTGGCTCTTCCGCTAGGGTTAACCATTGCTATTTATTTAAATGAATATGCTGATAAACGCTTTAAAGCATTTATTAAGCCTTTATTAGAAATATTAGCTGCTATACCGACAGTAGTATATGGTTTTTTTGCGCTCACATTTATTACTCCAATTCTACAAACATTTATTCCATCCTTAGGCGGTTTTAATGCATTGTCGGCTGGTTTAGTAATGGGAGTTATGATTATTCCGTATGTATCGTCGATGAGTGAGGATGCTTTAAGTGCGGTACCAAATTCTTTACGAGAGGCTGCTTATGGAATGGGATCCACCCGTTTGCAAACAGCTTTTAAAGTTATGCTGCCTGCGGCTTCTTCCGGTGTAATTGTTTCCGTGATCCTTGCTATATCTCGGGCGATTGGAGAAACAATGATCGTTGCCGTTGCAGCAGGGCAGGAGCCAAAGCTTACCTTCAATCCATTGAACTCGGTTGAAACGATTACTACTTATATCGTACAGGTGAGCATGGGTGATGTCCCTCAAAACTCAATTGAGTTCCGATCAATATTTGCGGCAGGTATTACATTATTTGGTTTAACCTTTATCCTGAACAATATTTCGTTTTGGATGAAACGTAAATTTCAGCAGAAATATGAATAA
- a CDS encoding PstS family phosphate ABC transporter substrate-binding protein, with the protein MRKIFLLIATAAFLSSCGGGQKTNKTESATGAIKIDGSSTVYPVSEAVAEEFRAIQPNVNVTVGESGTGGGFKKFSRNEIDISDASRPITVEEIEACTKAGINFIEIPVAFDGLAVVVSKQNTFIDHLTVAELKKLWEPAAQGTVKTWDQIRSSFPKEPIKLYGAGTASGTYDYFTEAICGKKGASRGDYTASEDDNVLVQGVSNDKNGLAYFGLAYYEQNIDKLKLIPVDNGNGPIAPSQETVGNGTYQPLSRPEFIYVNAKSAERKEVQDFVKFYIQNAGKLAKEIGYVPLGDAEYKLAEERFTKKVTGTMFANGKSIVGTKMSDLLKLEEGK; encoded by the coding sequence ATGAGAAAGATTTTTCTTTTAATCGCAACAGCAGCATTTTTAAGCTCTTGTGGCGGTGGACAAAAAACGAATAAAACGGAAAGTGCAACCGGAGCTATTAAAATTGATGGCTCAAGTACCGTTTATCCTGTTTCGGAAGCAGTAGCTGAAGAATTCAGGGCGATCCAACCAAATGTTAACGTAACAGTTGGTGAATCAGGAACTGGCGGTGGTTTCAAGAAATTCTCCAGAAATGAAATTGACATTAGTGATGCATCTCGTCCGATTACTGTAGAAGAAATAGAGGCTTGTACCAAAGCAGGCATTAACTTTATTGAAATTCCCGTTGCTTTCGATGGTTTAGCAGTAGTTGTAAGTAAGCAAAATACTTTTATAGATCATTTAACAGTGGCAGAGTTGAAAAAACTTTGGGAACCAGCTGCACAAGGTACTGTTAAAACATGGGATCAAATTCGCTCTTCTTTTCCGAAAGAACCAATTAAATTATACGGTGCAGGAACAGCATCAGGTACTTACGATTATTTTACCGAAGCAATTTGTGGTAAAAAAGGAGCTTCACGTGGTGATTATACAGCTAGTGAGGATGATAACGTGTTAGTACAAGGTGTTTCTAATGATAAAAACGGATTGGCTTATTTTGGTTTAGCTTATTACGAACAAAATATTGATAAGTTAAAACTAATTCCAGTTGATAACGGAAATGGTCCGATTGCTCCTAGTCAGGAAACGGTAGGAAACGGAACCTATCAGCCATTATCTCGTCCAGAATTTATCTATGTAAACGCAAAATCTGCAGAGCGTAAAGAAGTGCAGGATTTCGTGAAGTTTTACATTCAGAATGCAGGGAAATTAGCCAAAGAAATTGGCTACGTTCCATTGGGTGATGCTGAATATAAGTTAGCCGAAGAACGTTTTACTAAAAAAGTAACAGGTACTATGTTTGCCAATGGTAAATCAATTGTAGGTACTAAAATGTCTGATCTTCTTAAACTGGAAGAAGGAAAATAA
- a CDS encoding DeoR/GlpR family DNA-binding transcription regulator, whose product MDKLSQTQRHTFILNKLRKEGELKVIDISNELNVSMVTIRKDLEYLESKKLLYKTHGRICVSSPYTQDKHVEEKEFLSADEKKRIALKAAELIEPKDAVIFASGTTILQLAQVVEPKDRLTVLTSALNVAMALLKKDNIEVIQLGGIIRKTSTSVTGPFAEYILKQFSASKLFLGVDGIDLEYGCTTSNILEAHVNQHMIMAAQKTIVLTDSSKFGKRGFGKICDFSDIDHIITDSNINPRTAGQIEDAGVELTIVNI is encoded by the coding sequence ATGGATAAGCTTTCACAGACCCAAAGACACACTTTTATCTTAAATAAACTTAGGAAAGAGGGTGAGCTTAAGGTGATAGATATTAGCAACGAGCTAAATGTTTCAATGGTAACAATTAGAAAGGATTTGGAATATTTAGAAAGTAAGAAACTTTTATATAAAACACATGGGCGGATATGTGTTTCGAGTCCTTATACACAAGACAAGCATGTGGAAGAAAAAGAGTTTCTTTCTGCTGATGAAAAGAAACGGATTGCGTTGAAGGCTGCTGAGTTAATTGAGCCTAAAGATGCGGTGATATTTGCGTCAGGTACTACCATTTTGCAACTTGCCCAAGTGGTAGAACCCAAGGATCGCTTAACAGTGCTTACCTCAGCGTTGAACGTTGCCATGGCTTTACTTAAGAAGGATAATATTGAAGTAATACAACTTGGCGGAATTATTCGTAAAACGTCAACCTCAGTTACTGGTCCATTTGCTGAGTATATTTTAAAACAATTTTCGGCCAGTAAGTTATTTTTAGGCGTAGATGGAATCGACCTTGAATATGGTTGTACAACCAGTAATATTTTAGAGGCTCATGTAAATCAGCACATGATTATGGCTGCGCAGAAGACAATTGTTTTAACCGATTCATCGAAATTTGGTAAGCGTGGTTTTGGTAAGATTTGCGATTTCTCAGATATAGATCACATTATTACCGATAGTAATATTAATCCCAGAACAGCCGGACAAATTGAAGATGCAGGAGTTGAATTAACAATTGTAAATATCTAG